In Flavobacterium sp. CBA20B-1, one DNA window encodes the following:
- a CDS encoding RidA family protein, producing MKKIINSSKAPAPIGPYNHSVMVGDLLFISGQIPFNQATETLVTSGIQDETEQVMQNLQYIIEEAGLTFENVVKATIFIRNMDHFSLINEVYARYFKTETAPARECVQVEKLPRNVNIEISMILHR from the coding sequence ATGAAAAAAATTATTAATTCATCAAAAGCTCCTGCACCAATTGGTCCATACAACCATTCGGTAATGGTAGGCGATTTATTGTTTATTTCCGGACAAATACCTTTTAACCAAGCTACAGAAACATTGGTTACAAGTGGTATTCAAGACGAAACAGAACAAGTGATGCAAAACCTGCAATACATTATCGAAGAAGCTGGTTTAACCTTTGAAAACGTAGTAAAAGCAACCATTTTTATTAGAAATATGGACCACTTTAGTTTGATAAACGAAGTGTATGCACGTTATTTTAAAACTGAAACAGCACCCGCACGCGAATGTGTACAAGTCGAAAAACTACCTAGAAATGTAAACATTGAAATATCAATGATTTTGCATAGATAA
- a CDS encoding (Fe-S)-binding protein: MHILSSILFIALTAVGFGFFAKNAKKIYRNIKLGQPIDRTDKPAERWRNMLLVAFGQKKMFARPIPAILHFAIYAAFMITQIELIEIFIDGIFGKHRIFKESLGGFYTFMISLIEIVSVAALLATIIFLSRRNLLKLPRLNMKELLGWPKKDANLILIMEIILVLCIFTMNGTDEVLYNMGKSHFAGQGSFNFAISQYIGPAVFGGFSEGTLHVLERIGWWGHFIMVLSFLNYLYYSKHLHILLAFPNTYYAHIEPLGEFDNLQAVTNEVKLMMDPNADPFAAPAPDENAVPAKFGAQDVQDLNWVQLLNAYSCTECGRCTSACPANITGKKLSPRLIMMKTRDRLEEVGKNIDANKGTFVDDGKTLLNDYITPEELWACTTCNACVQECPIDISPLSIIMDMRRFLVMEQSAAPMELNAMMTNIENNAAPWQYSQMDRLNWKDEN; the protein is encoded by the coding sequence ATGCATATTCTTAGCAGTATATTATTTATAGCTTTAACCGCAGTAGGATTTGGCTTTTTTGCAAAAAATGCCAAAAAAATCTACCGCAATATAAAGTTGGGTCAACCAATAGATCGCACAGACAAGCCCGCAGAACGTTGGCGAAATATGCTTTTGGTAGCCTTTGGGCAGAAAAAAATGTTTGCAAGACCCATTCCGGCAATTTTGCATTTTGCGATTTATGCAGCTTTTATGATTACCCAAATTGAATTAATTGAAATTTTCATCGATGGAATTTTTGGCAAACATCGTATCTTCAAAGAATCATTAGGTGGTTTTTATACATTCATGATTAGTTTAATCGAAATTGTTTCGGTTGCTGCCTTGCTTGCAACAATCATCTTTTTATCGAGAAGAAACCTGCTAAAGTTGCCGCGCTTAAACATGAAAGAACTTTTGGGCTGGCCTAAAAAAGATGCCAACTTAATTTTAATAATGGAAATTATTTTGGTGTTGTGTATTTTTACCATGAACGGAACCGATGAGGTTTTATACAACATGGGCAAATCCCATTTTGCAGGGCAAGGGTCTTTTAATTTTGCTATTTCGCAATATATAGGTCCTGCTGTTTTTGGCGGTTTTAGCGAAGGAACTTTACACGTTTTAGAGCGAATAGGTTGGTGGGGACACTTTATAATGGTGCTGTCTTTCTTAAATTATTTGTACTATTCAAAGCACTTGCACATTTTGCTGGCTTTTCCAAATACCTATTACGCACATATAGAACCGCTTGGCGAGTTTGATAACTTACAAGCAGTTACAAACGAGGTGAAATTAATGATGGATCCCAACGCCGATCCGTTTGCAGCACCTGCACCTGATGAAAATGCAGTACCCGCAAAATTTGGTGCGCAAGATGTTCAAGATTTGAATTGGGTGCAACTTTTAAATGCCTATTCGTGTACCGAATGTGGACGATGCACTTCTGCGTGTCCGGCAAATATTACAGGAAAAAAACTATCACCGCGTTTAATTATGATGAAAACGCGTGATCGTTTGGAAGAAGTTGGGAAGAATATCGATGCCAACAAAGGAACTTTTGTAGATGATGGCAAAACGCTTTTGAATGATTACATCACCCCAGAAGAATTATGGGCGTGTACCACTTGTAATGCCTGCGTTCAAGAGTGTCCGATAGACATTAGCCCATTGTCTATCATTATGGATATGAGAAGATTTTTGGTTATGGAGCAAAGTGCCGCACCAATGGAACTAAACGCCATGATGACCAATATCGAGAACAATGCCGCACCTTGGCAATACAGCCAAATGGATCGTTTAAACTGGAAAGACGAGAATTAA
- a CDS encoding DNA topoisomerase IB: protein MYLRKKHGKGFRYLNSKGETVTDTELKNYFKSLVIPPAWTEVEIAEKKKSKILVTGRDLQGRKQYIYNPQFRQKQEQKKFDRIIDFAEQLEHMRRVTGQHLRKRKPTREKVLATMVRLLESAFFRPGSDTYTKQNQSYGLTTLRSKHLTINGNELVFTYRGKSGKDQEKHIVDAKLAKIVQEVDDLPGYEIFKFIDENGAVQDVKSEHLNQYIHEVMGDAFSAKDFRTWSGTMIAAIALDELNAEEPLDQKTMDKNIRKAVIQVSEKLGNTPAVARSSYIDPRVIDKYLDGKTLRYFQKEINKMLQTSENLSNSELGVLCLLRERLK from the coding sequence ATGTATCTTCGAAAAAAACATGGAAAAGGTTTTCGTTACCTTAATTCAAAGGGAGAAACCGTTACCGATACCGAACTGAAAAACTACTTTAAATCATTGGTTATCCCACCGGCGTGGACGGAAGTAGAAATTGCAGAAAAGAAAAAAAGCAAAATTTTGGTTACTGGCCGTGATCTTCAAGGCCGAAAACAATACATCTACAATCCGCAATTCAGACAAAAACAAGAACAGAAAAAATTTGACCGAATTATTGATTTTGCTGAGCAATTGGAGCACATGCGCCGGGTTACCGGACAACATCTTCGCAAAAGAAAACCCACACGCGAAAAGGTGCTTGCCACTATGGTGCGTTTGCTAGAATCTGCTTTTTTCAGACCTGGAAGCGATACCTATACCAAACAAAATCAATCGTATGGATTAACCACGTTACGCAGTAAACATTTGACAATTAATGGCAACGAGCTGGTTTTTACCTATCGGGGCAAATCGGGCAAAGACCAAGAGAAGCATATTGTGGACGCGAAGTTGGCCAAAATAGTGCAGGAAGTAGATGATTTACCCGGCTATGAAATTTTTAAATTTATCGATGAAAACGGTGCTGTTCAAGATGTGAAAAGCGAGCATTTAAACCAATACATTCACGAAGTGATGGGCGATGCTTTTTCTGCAAAGGATTTCAGAACGTGGTCAGGTACCATGATTGCTGCTATTGCATTGGACGAGCTGAATGCCGAAGAACCTTTGGATCAAAAAACGATGGATAAAAACATTCGTAAGGCAGTGATTCAAGTGAGTGAAAAATTAGGAAATACACCAGCAGTAGCACGAAGTTCGTATATCGACCCAAGAGTAATCGATAAATACCTTGATGGGAAAACACTGCGGTATTTTCAGAAAGAAATAAATAAAATGCTTCAAACAAGCGAAAATTTATCAAATAGCGAATTGGGCGTTTTATGCCTTTTGCGTGAACGTTTAAAGTAA
- a CDS encoding MlaD family protein, whose protein sequence is MKIAISREIKTAVLVLLSIGMLIWGYTFLNGKNLFNSSRTFFVEYDNVEGLSTASSVTINGMVVGKVHHISLKGQGKILVELVMTDNVDIPISSKAVMYSPDLIGGKQIALQINYNDATLAKSGDYLQSGKMTGMIDDFTQKVDPIAKKLDSVLYNVNILVQSINKTLDPAAQKNLQESLAQLNATMGNANAITGKFDRIVSTNEAKINNIVSDFNTTSKNLSAFSNDLDKIQLQKLQDILNKFDSAASSLNQMMADANSGKGNIGKLMKEEQLYNNLESATKELNQLLEDVKLNPSRYINISVFGKKAQPYQESEKQ, encoded by the coding sequence TTGAAAATAGCTATATCAAGAGAGATAAAAACCGCTGTATTAGTGTTGTTATCGATAGGAATGTTAATTTGGGGTTATACCTTTTTAAACGGTAAAAACTTGTTTAACAGCTCACGTACCTTTTTTGTGGAATACGATAATGTAGAAGGACTTTCAACCGCTTCATCGGTAACTATCAACGGAATGGTGGTAGGAAAAGTGCATCATATTTCGCTTAAAGGACAAGGAAAAATATTGGTTGAATTAGTCATGACAGATAATGTGGATATTCCTATTTCGTCGAAAGCGGTTATGTATTCACCCGATTTAATTGGTGGTAAGCAAATTGCTTTACAAATTAACTACAATGATGCAACCTTGGCAAAAAGTGGCGATTATTTACAATCGGGTAAAATGACGGGGATGATCGATGATTTTACTCAAAAAGTAGATCCTATTGCAAAAAAGTTAGATTCTGTTCTTTATAATGTAAATATTTTAGTGCAATCAATCAACAAAACTTTAGACCCGGCTGCTCAGAAGAATTTGCAGGAATCTTTGGCACAGTTAAACGCTACAATGGGCAATGCAAATGCTATTACGGGAAAGTTTGATAGAATTGTATCCACCAACGAAGCAAAAATTAACAATATTGTAAGTGATTTCAATACCACTTCTAAAAACCTTTCGGCTTTTTCAAACGATTTAGATAAAATTCAATTACAAAAACTGCAAGACATCCTAAATAAGTTCGATAGTGCAGCATCAAGCCTCAACCAAATGATGGCAGATGCAAATAGCGGCAAAGGAAATATTGGTAAATTAATGAAAGAAGAACAATTGTACAATAATTTAGAATCGGCTACAAAAGAGTTGAACCAATTGTTAGAAGATGTGAAACTAAACCCAAGCAGATACATCAATATTTCGGTCTTTGGTAAAAAAGCACAGCCTTATCAAGAATCAGAAAAACAATAA
- a CDS encoding putative LPS assembly protein LptD: MQRKVLYIVFSLLVIPAAISTALAQDFPHTNKRLNIENKKDTLTKTTPPITVLDTVRKSSAPPKQGQKLEAPMFRTAKDYEKLDQKNKKVTLYNQAVFKYQDYELTAGIIIYDYDKEEVYAGRIKDSLGNLVQHPVFKQGNQVVEPDSIRFNTKTKRAIVWNTRTKYNDFNVKAAKTKKVSDSVYFMKDVIFTTAEDIDNPEYYFQTRQAKFVPNKKIVTGLTNLVIEDVPTPIGLPFAFFPLSQKASSGFIIPSFGDTNLRGYFLQNGGYYFAFNDYVDLTLLGDYYTKGTFAINAQSQYRKRYQYNGNFNIRYENIVESERGLPDYLNAKIYNIQWSHSQDAKANPTSRFSASVNLGSSSYFRNSLNTQNIGSNMNNTLQSSVSYSKTFQSTPQINYTISANHTQNTNTQAITMSLPNVQASMDRVYPFAPKSGSKKGFIQNINLQYNLSGRNQIQTTDSLFFKSEMFNEMDAGIQHTIPLATNFKVLKYLSVSLTGNYTETWVLNTFNRFYSLETNQRETARVNGFDSYRTYNFSTNIGTTVYGTFNFNKNSKIQAIRHVMRPAVSYSYTPAFKQYYDTYAIDALGTTMEEYSRFQGTLFGAPNQTMSNIMSFSLGNNFEAKVRDEESATGEPKKVMLLNSLNFGTSYNFTADSLKLQPIRMNANTNLLKDKLRLNFGANLDPLAIDNAGNRIDKFNIANGGSLLRLTSANITVNYSLASTDPIFGGAPKPDDEDLDQNVQNGGRGDDLFGQSIDLADRQKSMFDENKRKETKTSFYNTDIPWDLTLAWSLTYNNARRTSEISNNSLMVSGNVTLSPGWVAGVSTGYDFKNKGVTYTQLRFERDLKSWRMDFSWIPNGYYKQWNFFIGIKSSILQDIKYEKRNAAERRFRNR, from the coding sequence TTGCAAAGAAAAGTTTTATATATCGTTTTTAGTTTACTAGTGATTCCGGCAGCTATATCAACAGCTTTAGCTCAGGATTTCCCACACACCAACAAGCGATTAAACATTGAAAACAAGAAAGATACACTTACCAAAACCACACCACCAATCACTGTTTTAGATACGGTAAGAAAAAGCAGCGCCCCACCAAAACAAGGTCAAAAATTAGAAGCACCTATGTTTAGAACGGCAAAAGATTATGAAAAATTAGATCAAAAAAACAAGAAAGTTACTTTATATAATCAAGCGGTTTTTAAATATCAAGATTACGAGCTTACTGCCGGAATCATTATTTATGATTATGATAAAGAAGAAGTGTATGCAGGTAGAATTAAAGATTCATTAGGAAATTTGGTGCAACATCCAGTTTTTAAGCAAGGCAATCAAGTAGTTGAACCCGATTCCATTCGCTTCAATACCAAAACCAAAAGAGCCATTGTTTGGAACACTCGTACAAAATACAATGATTTTAATGTAAAAGCTGCGAAAACGAAAAAAGTAAGCGATTCTGTTTACTTTATGAAAGATGTAATTTTTACAACTGCCGAAGACATTGATAATCCGGAGTATTATTTTCAAACACGCCAAGCAAAATTTGTTCCCAATAAAAAAATTGTAACCGGTTTGACCAATTTGGTTATTGAAGATGTACCTACTCCAATAGGGTTGCCTTTTGCCTTTTTTCCATTGTCGCAAAAAGCATCATCGGGCTTCATAATTCCTTCGTTTGGTGACACCAATTTACGTGGCTATTTTTTGCAAAATGGTGGATATTACTTTGCTTTCAACGATTATGTGGATCTAACTTTGTTGGGTGATTATTACACAAAAGGGACCTTTGCAATCAATGCCCAATCACAATATCGCAAACGTTATCAATATAATGGAAACTTCAACATTCGCTATGAAAACATCGTGGAAAGTGAACGCGGATTACCCGATTATTTGAATGCAAAAATATACAATATTCAATGGAGCCATTCACAAGATGCAAAAGCAAACCCCACATCGCGTTTCTCGGCATCGGTAAACCTGGGTAGCAGCAGTTATTTTCGAAACTCGCTTAATACACAAAACATTGGTTCTAATATGAACAATACCTTACAGTCATCGGTAAGTTATTCCAAAACGTTTCAATCAACACCGCAGATCAACTATACTATTTCGGCAAATCACACCCAAAACACCAACACACAAGCAATAACCATGTCGCTTCCCAATGTGCAAGCAAGTATGGATCGGGTGTATCCTTTTGCGCCAAAAAGTGGTTCCAAAAAAGGGTTTATTCAAAACATTAACTTGCAATACAATCTAAGCGGTAGAAACCAAATCCAAACCACCGATTCGCTGTTTTTTAAATCAGAAATGTTTAACGAAATGGATGCAGGTATTCAACACACCATTCCATTGGCCACAAATTTCAAGGTATTAAAATATTTATCTGTTTCATTAACAGGTAATTATACCGAAACATGGGTATTGAATACTTTTAATAGATTTTATAGTTTAGAAACCAATCAGCGCGAAACCGCACGTGTGAATGGTTTTGATAGTTATAGAACGTATAACTTTAGCACCAATATTGGAACCACCGTTTATGGTACTTTTAACTTCAATAAAAATTCAAAAATTCAAGCGATTCGCCATGTAATGCGTCCGGCTGTTTCCTATTCGTACACGCCAGCGTTTAAACAATATTATGATACTTATGCGATTGATGCTTTGGGAACAACCATGGAAGAATATTCCCGTTTCCAAGGTACTTTGTTTGGTGCTCCCAATCAAACCATGTCAAACATCATGAGTTTTTCATTGGGAAATAATTTTGAAGCAAAAGTGCGCGATGAGGAATCTGCAACTGGCGAACCAAAAAAGGTAATGCTATTGAATTCATTGAACTTTGGCACTTCGTATAACTTTACTGCAGATTCATTAAAATTGCAACCAATTCGGATGAACGCCAATACCAATTTACTGAAAGACAAATTGCGTTTGAACTTTGGCGCTAATTTGGATCCATTGGCTATTGATAATGCCGGAAACCGAATTGATAAATTCAACATCGCAAACGGCGGAAGTTTGTTGCGATTAACCAGTGCAAATATCACCGTGAATTATTCGTTGGCAAGTACCGACCCTATTTTTGGTGGTGCTCCCAAACCAGATGACGAAGATTTAGACCAAAATGTACAAAACGGTGGTCGTGGGGATGATTTATTTGGGCAATCGATTGATTTGGCAGACCGACAAAAATCAATGTTTGATGAGAACAAGCGAAAAGAAACAAAAACTTCGTTTTACAATACCGACATTCCTTGGGATTTAACTTTAGCTTGGAGTTTAACCTATAACAATGCCCGCCGAACATCAGAAATTAGTAACAACTCGTTAATGGTTTCTGGAAACGTTACCTTATCTCCTGGATGGGTTGCAGGGGTTTCTACGGGATACGATTTTAAAAACAAAGGGGTGACCTACACGCAATTGCGATTTGAACGTGATTTGAAATCATGGCGAATGGATTTTTCATGGATTCCAAATGGATACTATAAACAGTGGAACTTCTTTATCGGAATTAAATCATCGATACTTCAAGACATTAAGTATGAAAAACGAAATGCTGCAGAACGCCGATTCAGAAACAGATAA
- a CDS encoding (Fe-S)-binding protein, with amino-acid sequence MSENLVVPTMAEMMAKGEQPEVLFWVGCSGSFDDRAKKITKAFVRILNRANVKFAVLGTEEGCTGDPAKRAGNEFLFQMQAMMNIQVFDGYEVKKIVTACPHCFNTIKNEYPGLGGTYEVVHHTEFLKSLLEEGRLTIEGGQFKGKRITFHDPCYLGRANKIYEAPRDLIQKLDAELVEMKRSKANGLCCGAGGAQMFKEPEKGNKDVNMERTDDALEVKPNIIAAGCPFCNTMLTDGVKFNHKEGEVQVLDVAELIANAQDL; translated from the coding sequence ATGTCAGAAAATTTAGTAGTGCCCACAATGGCAGAAATGATGGCGAAAGGCGAACAACCCGAAGTATTATTCTGGGTAGGTTGTTCGGGAAGTTTTGACGACAGAGCAAAAAAGATTACCAAAGCGTTTGTACGCATTTTAAATAGAGCCAATGTAAAATTTGCCGTTTTAGGCACAGAAGAAGGTTGTACTGGAGATCCGGCAAAGCGCGCAGGAAACGAATTTTTGTTTCAAATGCAAGCCATGATGAACATTCAAGTGTTTGATGGTTACGAAGTGAAGAAAATAGTAACGGCGTGTCCGCACTGCTTTAATACCATTAAAAACGAATATCCTGGTTTGGGCGGAACGTACGAAGTAGTACATCATACCGAATTTCTAAAGTCGCTTTTAGAAGAAGGCCGATTGACCATTGAAGGCGGACAGTTTAAAGGAAAACGCATCACTTTTCATGATCCTTGTTATTTAGGACGTGCTAACAAAATTTATGAAGCTCCACGCGATTTGATCCAGAAATTAGACGCCGAATTGGTGGAAATGAAACGCTCTAAAGCCAATGGATTATGTTGCGGTGCTGGTGGTGCGCAAATGTTCAAAGAACCTGAAAAAGGTAATAAAGACGTGAACATGGAGCGTACTGATGACGCTTTGGAAGTGAAACCAAATATTATTGCAGCAGGTTGTCCGTTTTGCAATACCATGTTAACAGACGGTGTGAAATTTAACCACAAAGAAGGCGAAGTACAAGTTTTAGACGTAGCCGAATTAATTGCTAATGCCCAAGATTTGTAA
- a CDS encoding N-acetylmuramoyl-L-alanine amidase family protein: MFKNKFKTALGVFIWCIGSTVYAQNFKVVLDAGHGAHDFGATRGNYVEKRIVLDVALKVGELLKKDKTIDVVYTRKTDVFLELRERTDIANREKADIFVSIHANAVANAPNASGTETYVMGRSKNASNLEVAKKENAVITLEDDYQTKYAGYDPSRPESLIGLTLMQEQYVLQSIDLASKVQTRFTNDAERRNRGVKQDLFLVLHGAFMPSILIELGFLSNREEGAYLNSEEGKNELALCIAKAILDYKRQHHSASDEIESKPKKQEPVVAKVEPKKVDSVREKVVPVAQTSSVDASKPEKVTAAGVTFKVQIAASGNNIGLQPSNFKGLDKISVMKEGTLYKYFYNETTDYEHARKALEIAKNKGYNSAFLVAYKNGKKISIQQAINN, translated from the coding sequence ATGTTTAAAAACAAGTTTAAAACTGCTTTGGGCGTTTTTATATGGTGCATTGGCTCAACGGTTTATGCACAAAATTTTAAGGTGGTTTTAGATGCCGGTCACGGGGCACATGACTTTGGCGCAACAAGAGGAAATTATGTAGAAAAAAGAATTGTTCTAGATGTGGCACTAAAAGTAGGCGAGCTGCTTAAAAAAGATAAAACCATTGATGTGGTTTACACCCGAAAAACGGATGTTTTTTTAGAATTAAGGGAGCGAACAGATATTGCCAATCGTGAAAAAGCCGACATTTTCGTTTCAATACATGCCAATGCAGTTGCTAATGCGCCAAATGCATCGGGTACAGAAACCTATGTGATGGGAAGAAGCAAAAATGCTTCGAATTTAGAAGTTGCAAAAAAGGAAAATGCGGTTATTACATTAGAAGATGATTACCAAACAAAATATGCGGGATACGACCCTAGCAGACCAGAATCATTAATTGGCTTGACTTTAATGCAAGAACAATATGTTTTGCAAAGTATTGATTTGGCTTCTAAAGTGCAAACACGCTTTACAAATGATGCCGAAAGAAGAAATCGTGGGGTAAAACAAGATTTATTTTTGGTATTGCACGGTGCTTTTATGCCAAGTATCTTAATAGAGCTAGGTTTTTTATCTAACAGAGAAGAAGGTGCGTATTTGAACAGTGAAGAAGGAAAAAATGAATTGGCACTTTGTATTGCCAAAGCGATATTAGATTATAAACGCCAGCATCATTCGGCAAGCGATGAAATCGAATCAAAACCTAAAAAGCAAGAACCCGTTGTTGCAAAAGTAGAACCTAAAAAAGTAGATAGTGTTCGGGAAAAAGTTGTTCCTGTAGCCCAAACTTCATCAGTCGATGCCTCAAAGCCAGAAAAAGTCACTGCAGCAGGCGTTACCTTTAAAGTGCAGATTGCTGCTAGCGGAAACAATATAGGTTTGCAACCAAGTAATTTTAAAGGTTTAGATAAGATATCGGTTATGAAAGAAGGTACCTTGTACAAATATTTCTATAACGAAACCACAGATTATGAACACGCGCGCAAAGCTTTAGAAATTGCCAAAAACAAAGGATACAACTCTGCTTTTTTGGTGGCATATAAGAACGGAAAGAAAATCAGCATACAACAAGCCATAAATAACTAG
- a CDS encoding N-acetylmuramoyl-L-alanine amidase family protein — translation MIVNRLSRVLVMLLICFCSMGYAQKFKVVLDPGHGGKDPGAAYGNFIEKEIVLDVALKVGELLKAEKDIEVIFTRKSDVFIEVAERTKIANREKANVFISIHANAAKNRLATGTETYIMGISKNEANLEVAKRENAVITLEDNYQKKYEGYDPNRPESVIGLTLLQEQFIKQSIDLASKIQVSFKNDVKRVDRGVRQGPFWVLHSALMPSILIELGFVSNKEEGTYLRSEAGKTALAKAIAIAIIDYKKTNPV, via the coding sequence ATGATTGTAAATAGGCTTTCAAGAGTTTTAGTAATGCTTTTAATATGCTTTTGTTCAATGGGTTATGCTCAAAAATTCAAAGTGGTTTTAGATCCCGGACATGGTGGTAAAGACCCCGGAGCTGCTTATGGAAATTTTATTGAGAAAGAAATTGTTTTAGATGTGGCCTTAAAGGTGGGCGAATTGCTCAAGGCAGAAAAAGATATCGAAGTGATATTTACTCGAAAATCAGATGTTTTTATCGAAGTGGCAGAACGAACAAAAATCGCAAACCGCGAAAAAGCAAACGTTTTTATATCGATACATGCCAATGCAGCAAAAAACAGATTGGCAACCGGCACCGAAACCTATATTATGGGTATTAGCAAAAACGAAGCCAACTTAGAGGTTGCTAAACGCGAAAATGCTGTAATTACCTTAGAAGATAATTATCAAAAAAAGTACGAAGGATACGATCCTAATCGTCCGGAATCGGTCATTGGTTTAACCTTGTTGCAAGAGCAATTTATAAAACAAAGTATCGATTTGGCATCAAAAATCCAAGTAAGCTTCAAGAATGATGTAAAAAGAGTTGACCGTGGTGTTCGTCAGGGGCCTTTTTGGGTTTTACACAGTGCCTTAATGCCTAGTATTTTAATTGAGTTAGGTTTTGTATCCAATAAAGAAGAAGGCACATATCTTCGTTCTGAAGCTGGAAAAACGGCATTGGCAAAGGCGATTGCAATAGCTATTATCGATTATAAAAAGACCAATCCAGTGTAA
- a CDS encoding threonine aldolase family protein, translating into MYNFRNDYSEGAHPNILQKLIATNLQQQPGYGDDVYSEQAKILLKKHLANSNAAIHFVSGGTQTNLLVIAALLKVHEAVISANTGHIFSHETGAIEAVGHRIITIETTNGKLQPQCIEAALKNYQLRPHMVKPKMVYISNATEVGSIYTKAELIALWEFCQTNDLLLFMDGARLGNALMTPKSDVTLADLSKYTDVFYIGGTKNGALLGEAIVFNNQSLAPEFDYVLKQKGALLAKGRLLGIQFLELFTNDLYFQLATHANQMALKMATAISALGFGFLSEPVTNQIFPILPNKVIESLANKYLFYQWKEIDAETATIRLITSWATDEQVVNEFIADLQKAVN; encoded by the coding sequence ATGTATAACTTTAGAAACGATTATTCCGAAGGCGCTCACCCAAATATTCTTCAAAAACTTATTGCAACCAATTTGCAGCAACAGCCTGGGTATGGTGATGATGTTTATTCAGAACAAGCAAAAATATTGCTAAAAAAGCATTTGGCAAATTCCAATGCAGCTATACATTTTGTTTCGGGCGGCACACAAACCAATTTACTCGTGATTGCTGCTTTACTAAAAGTGCATGAAGCGGTGATCAGTGCAAATACCGGACATATCTTTTCGCACGAAACAGGTGCCATTGAGGCTGTGGGGCATCGCATTATTACAATTGAAACGACAAATGGTAAGTTGCAGCCCCAATGCATCGAAGCTGCTTTAAAAAATTATCAATTACGCCCCCACATGGTTAAACCAAAAATGGTTTATATTTCAAACGCCACCGAAGTGGGAAGCATTTACACCAAAGCCGAGTTGATTGCTTTGTGGGAATTTTGCCAAACAAATGATTTGTTGCTTTTTATGGATGGCGCTCGTTTGGGAAATGCTTTAATGACACCAAAATCGGATGTAACATTGGCCGACCTTTCAAAATATACCGATGTTTTTTACATAGGAGGGACAAAAAATGGTGCATTGTTAGGCGAAGCCATCGTTTTTAATAATCAATCTTTAGCACCTGAATTTGATTATGTGTTGAAACAAAAGGGTGCATTATTGGCAAAAGGCAGGCTATTAGGGATTCAATTTTTAGAATTATTTACAAACGATTTATATTTTCAATTGGCAACACATGCCAACCAAATGGCATTGAAAATGGCCACAGCAATAAGCGCATTAGGATTCGGTTTTTTATCGGAACCAGTTACCAATCAAATTTTTCCAATTCTTCCCAACAAAGTAATCGAATCATTAGCAAATAAATATCTTTTTTATCAGTGGAAAGAGATAGATGCCGAAACAGCTACCATACGACTCATTACTTCATGGGCTACGGATGAACAAGTGGTAAATGAATTTATTGCCGATTTGCAAAAAGCAGTGAATTGA